In Leptolyngbya sp. SIO1E4, one DNA window encodes the following:
- a CDS encoding protein tyrosine phosphatase family protein: MLEDIYNYLPISETLATAGQPTEAQFAEIRRAGFKVVVNLALPTADNALPDERAVVEAQGMAYVPIPVVWESPTVEDWRQFQTVLVENAESKMFVHCAANMRVSVFVYLHRRLTGISQTEAEPLLHQIWTPNETWQAFMQQVLG; this comes from the coding sequence ATGCTAGAAGACATTTACAACTATCTCCCTATCTCAGAGACCCTAGCGACCGCAGGTCAGCCCACGGAGGCACAATTTGCTGAGATTCGTCGGGCTGGCTTCAAGGTTGTGGTCAATCTGGCCCTGCCAACCGCAGACAATGCCCTCCCTGACGAGCGTGCTGTGGTAGAGGCTCAGGGGATGGCCTATGTCCCCATTCCGGTGGTGTGGGAAAGCCCGACTGTAGAAGACTGGCGACAATTCCAGACAGTGCTCGTTGAGAATGCAGAGAGCAAGATGTTTGTTCACTGCGCGGCCAATATGCGGGTCTCGGTGTTTGTCTATTTGCATCGGCGGTTGACCGGGATCTCGCAGACGGAAGCGGAACCGTTGTTACACCAGATCTGGACGCCTAACGAAACCTGGCAAGCCTTTATGCAACAGGTACTTGGCTAA
- a CDS encoding MOSC N-terminal beta barrel domain-containing protein, which produces MHPHLVRIDLYPIKSLDGVTVQTATVLPSGALQDDRTFALFDQAGKFVNGKRNASVHGVRSHFSADVSAVTVQAEAADASQTFRLVQEKAALEAWFSAYFQQPITLQQNTEMGFPDDTDSPGPTVISTATLQAVADWFGLSLAEVRRRFRTNLEIDGVPAFWEDRLFSETGDPVTFQIGAVPLQGINPCQRCVVPTRDPQTGAAMPAFQKQFIQQRAATLPAGVARSRFNHFYRLAVNTRVLPVAAGKSLKVGDVVSCE; this is translated from the coding sequence ATGCATCCTCACCTTGTAAGAATTGATCTGTACCCCATTAAGTCTCTGGATGGGGTCACCGTTCAAACAGCTACGGTTTTGCCGAGTGGAGCTCTACAGGACGATCGCACCTTTGCCCTGTTTGATCAGGCGGGCAAGTTTGTAAACGGTAAACGGAATGCGAGCGTTCATGGAGTGCGATCGCACTTCTCTGCAGACGTTAGCGCCGTCACCGTGCAAGCTGAAGCTGCCGATGCCTCGCAGACGTTTCGGCTAGTTCAGGAAAAAGCTGCCCTAGAAGCCTGGTTCAGTGCCTATTTTCAGCAGCCAATTACGCTGCAGCAAAATACTGAGATGGGGTTTCCCGACGATACCGATTCCCCGGGTCCCACGGTGATCAGTACGGCGACGCTGCAAGCAGTGGCAGACTGGTTTGGGTTGAGTTTGGCAGAGGTTCGGCGTCGTTTCCGCACGAATTTGGAAATTGATGGGGTGCCTGCTTTTTGGGAAGATCGCCTTTTTTCTGAAACCGGTGACCCCGTCACTTTTCAGATTGGTGCAGTGCCTCTGCAGGGGATTAATCCCTGCCAACGATGTGTGGTGCCAACGCGAGATCCCCAGACCGGGGCAGCGATGCCTGCGTTTCAGAAACAGTTTATTCAACAGCGGGCGGCGACCTTGCCTGCGGGGGTAGCGCGATCGCGTTTTAACCATTTCTATCGGTTAGCGGTGAATACCCGCGTTTTACCCGTCGCCGCTGGCAAAAGTCTGAAAGTAGGTGATGTCGTGTCCTGTGAGTAA
- a CDS encoding allophycocyanin: MSVVSQVILNADDELRYPTLGELKSIQEYLSTGEQRMQIAQVLSENEKKIVDKASRELWRRRPDFIAPGGNAFAQKQRSLCLRDYGWYLRLITYGIIAGDKQPIESIGLVGVREMYNALNVPVPGMVEAIRCLKEAALGLLSEEDAQAATPYFDYIIQAMS, encoded by the coding sequence ATGTCTGTAGTTAGCCAAGTCATTCTTAATGCCGACGATGAGCTACGCTACCCCACCCTTGGCGAGCTCAAGAGTATTCAGGAATATCTGTCCACGGGTGAGCAGCGAATGCAGATTGCTCAAGTCTTGTCGGAAAACGAAAAGAAAATCGTTGACAAAGCCAGCAGAGAGTTGTGGCGACGACGCCCAGACTTTATTGCTCCAGGGGGTAACGCGTTTGCCCAAAAGCAAAGATCCTTATGCCTGCGAGACTATGGTTGGTATCTCCGGCTGATTACCTACGGCATCATTGCGGGTGACAAACAGCCCATTGAAAGCATTGGCCTAGTGGGCGTTCGGGAAATGTACAATGCCCTGAATGTGCCGGTACCCGGCATGGTTGAAGCCATCCGTTGCTTGAAAGAGGCCGCCCTCGGACTGTTGTCTGAAGAAGATGCCCAGGCAGCAACGCCTTACTTTGACTACATCATTCAGGCGATGTCTTAG
- a CDS encoding polysaccharide deacetylase family protein produces MAKIALTFNGAPQIVQSSEGVQLGTAELLRVIEELSAAWNEPIRVTLFMVGKQLQQMQSSHPELLEHIAQSGHEIGNNSFSHPKNFHQLPLADVLAEVRQTHELITQIFDRPPTCFRPPHGLITSEATAAIQAEFPDYQVVGWDHHDEKGNDTPEVFRDRTVDNATDQQVLLLHDWRKPTLWALRGILTQLQQQGYQFVSLKDLDRQLPQQGLRAILPPRVDMPRIAFTFDDDPKVISKGGVRLGTAELLRVIEDLNQTAALPIRVTFFVVGVNLEKAQSQYPEVLQQMKAGGHDIQNHSYSHPSNFHQLSTAEAVDEVSKNHDLITEIFGRAPQYFRPPKGFISQENHRAILKAFPGYHICGWDRHDEKDSYTAAQLRNAVVRSAQDRQIVLLHNWYKNTLWSVRGMLGDLQAKNYQFVRLSDLERQPTLYGLKYGGKTVMKA; encoded by the coding sequence ATGGCAAAAATTGCGCTGACGTTCAATGGTGCACCTCAGATAGTTCAGTCATCCGAGGGAGTACAGCTAGGAACTGCTGAGCTATTGCGAGTCATCGAAGAGCTTAGCGCTGCCTGGAATGAGCCCATCCGTGTGACCCTGTTCATGGTAGGAAAACAGCTGCAGCAGATGCAGTCAAGCCACCCGGAATTACTCGAACACATCGCCCAAAGCGGTCATGAGATTGGCAACAACTCTTTTAGCCACCCTAAGAACTTTCATCAACTGCCCCTTGCCGACGTTCTGGCTGAGGTCAGGCAAACCCATGAACTCATTACTCAAATCTTTGATCGACCACCAACCTGTTTTCGCCCTCCCCATGGGCTGATCACATCAGAGGCCACGGCAGCCATCCAAGCAGAATTTCCTGACTATCAAGTTGTGGGTTGGGATCATCACGACGAGAAAGGGAACGATACGCCGGAGGTTTTTCGCGATCGCACCGTAGACAATGCCACCGACCAGCAAGTGCTGTTGCTCCATGACTGGCGAAAACCCACCCTATGGGCTCTGCGAGGTATCTTGACCCAGCTGCAGCAGCAGGGTTATCAGTTTGTCTCTCTGAAAGACCTAGACCGTCAGCTCCCGCAGCAGGGATTACGCGCGATCTTGCCCCCCCGAGTCGATATGCCCCGCATTGCCTTTACGTTTGACGATGATCCTAAAGTCATCTCCAAAGGCGGCGTGCGGCTAGGAACCGCAGAACTGTTGCGGGTCATTGAAGACCTCAACCAAACTGCAGCGTTGCCCATTCGAGTCACCTTTTTTGTGGTGGGTGTCAACCTTGAAAAGGCTCAAAGCCAATATCCTGAAGTTCTCCAGCAAATGAAAGCAGGGGGGCACGATATTCAAAATCATTCCTACAGCCACCCCTCGAATTTTCATCAACTCTCAACGGCTGAAGCAGTGGATGAAGTCAGCAAAAATCATGATCTCATCACTGAAATTTTCGGGCGCGCGCCCCAGTATTTCCGCCCGCCTAAAGGGTTTATTAGCCAGGAAAACCATCGCGCTATCTTGAAAGCGTTCCCTGGTTATCATATCTGCGGGTGGGATCGTCACGACGAGAAAGACAGCTACACCGCAGCTCAGCTTAGGAACGCCGTTGTGCGGAGTGCCCAAGATCGGCAAATCGTCTTGCTACACAATTGGTACAAAAATACCTTATGGTCAGTGAGAGGCATGTTGGGTGATTTGCAAGCTAAAAATTATCAGTTTGTCAGGCTTTCGGATCTAGAGCGCCAGCCCACCTTATATGGCCTGAAGTATGGGGGCAAAACCGTGATGAAAGCCTGA
- the purL gene encoding phosphoribosylformylglycinamidine synthase subunit PurL yields MAAPFSPEDIAAEGIKPNEYEEIVRRLGRHPNRAELGMFGVMWSEHCCYKNSRPLLRQFPTEGDRILVGPGENAGVVDVGDGLQLAFKIESHNHPSAVEPFQGAATGVGGILRDIFTMGARPIAVLNALRFGDLNDARTRQIFTGVVSGIAHYGNCFGVPTVGGEVYFDATYSGNPLVNAMAIGLMETSEIVKSGASGIGNPVLYVGSTTGRDGMGGASFASAELSDDSQDDRPAVQVGDPFLEKSLVEACLDAFKTGAVVAAQDMGAAGITCSTSEMAANGGVGVDVDLDKVPVRETGMVPYEYLLSESQERMLFVAQAGREHELISIFERWGLHAVVVGEVIAAPIVRIRFQGEIAAEIPAKALADDTPIYHREPMSELPDYVKQARQWSETQLPPCDHQGLATPETRQSWEALLKTLLDSPTIASKRWIFRQYDHQVQNNTVLLPGGSDAAVIRLRPQTGRQAATFVNTRKGIAATVDCNGRYVYLDPYTGAQAAVAEAARNLSCVGADPIAVTDNLNFGSPENPVGYWQLAEATRGLADGCRAFNTPVTGGNVSLYNETLDSDGTPTPIYPTPVVGMVGLVEDVTQICGQGWQQAGDVIYLLGITLQDALNLPDTVTLGASEYLAIVHNTVAGHPPQVDTGLEKTVQAVCRQGIRQGWIQSAHDCAEGGLAVALAECCISGQAGAAITFPLTAADAIAATARWDRLLFGEGGARIVVSVTPSKITEWEAYLTAELADRWHSLGSVQAPHTPLTITTAEGTPVLTADLTELSHIWETAIERRLGSD; encoded by the coding sequence ATGGCCGCTCCCTTTTCCCCCGAAGACATTGCTGCTGAAGGCATTAAACCAAATGAGTATGAAGAGATTGTAAGACGCTTAGGGCGCCATCCCAATCGCGCCGAGTTGGGCATGTTTGGCGTGATGTGGTCAGAGCACTGCTGCTACAAAAACTCCCGTCCATTGCTGCGACAATTTCCAACCGAGGGCGATCGCATTCTGGTAGGTCCTGGCGAAAACGCTGGGGTGGTGGATGTGGGCGATGGTCTCCAGTTGGCCTTCAAAATTGAATCCCATAATCATCCGTCTGCAGTAGAGCCATTTCAGGGAGCTGCCACCGGGGTCGGCGGCATTCTGCGAGACATTTTTACAATGGGGGCCCGCCCGATCGCAGTCTTGAATGCTTTGCGTTTCGGCGATCTCAACGATGCCCGCACTCGACAGATCTTTACGGGGGTCGTTTCAGGCATCGCCCACTACGGCAACTGCTTTGGCGTCCCCACCGTGGGCGGTGAAGTGTACTTTGATGCCACCTATAGCGGTAACCCCCTCGTCAATGCCATGGCGATCGGCCTGATGGAAACCTCAGAAATTGTTAAATCGGGGGCATCTGGCATTGGCAACCCAGTTCTTTACGTGGGCTCTACAACAGGGCGTGACGGCATGGGTGGCGCGAGTTTTGCCAGTGCAGAACTCAGCGATGACTCCCAAGACGATCGCCCGGCCGTGCAAGTCGGCGATCCTTTTCTCGAAAAATCCCTGGTCGAAGCCTGTCTAGACGCTTTTAAAACAGGTGCGGTGGTTGCCGCTCAAGATATGGGGGCAGCAGGTATCACCTGCTCGACCTCAGAAATGGCCGCCAATGGCGGGGTCGGGGTAGACGTCGATCTCGACAAAGTGCCCGTTCGAGAAACAGGCATGGTGCCCTATGAATATTTGCTATCAGAGTCCCAAGAACGGATGTTATTTGTCGCCCAAGCAGGGCGTGAACATGAACTCATCAGCATTTTTGAACGCTGGGGACTCCACGCCGTCGTCGTCGGAGAAGTGATCGCAGCGCCGATCGTCCGGATTCGCTTCCAGGGGGAAATTGCCGCTGAAATTCCAGCCAAAGCCTTGGCAGACGATACGCCGATCTATCACCGCGAACCCATGAGTGAGCTGCCAGACTATGTGAAACAGGCCCGACAATGGTCTGAAACACAACTGCCGCCGTGCGATCATCAAGGTCTTGCAACACCAGAGACCCGGCAGTCTTGGGAAGCGCTTCTCAAAACCTTGTTGGATAGCCCCACGATCGCGTCCAAGCGCTGGATCTTTCGACAATATGATCACCAAGTCCAAAACAACACTGTGCTGTTGCCGGGGGGCAGCGACGCCGCAGTGATCCGTCTACGCCCCCAAACAGGACGCCAGGCAGCAACCTTCGTCAACACCCGCAAAGGCATCGCAGCGACTGTAGACTGCAACGGTCGCTATGTGTATCTGGATCCTTACACAGGCGCCCAGGCCGCCGTCGCAGAAGCGGCTCGCAATCTGAGCTGCGTAGGGGCCGACCCGATCGCTGTGACCGACAACCTGAACTTTGGCAGCCCTGAAAACCCTGTAGGGTATTGGCAACTCGCCGAGGCCACCCGAGGGTTGGCAGACGGGTGCCGCGCCTTCAATACGCCCGTCACCGGAGGCAATGTCTCTCTTTACAACGAAACTCTAGACAGCGATGGCACGCCTACACCTATCTATCCGACTCCCGTTGTCGGCATGGTTGGGCTCGTAGAAGATGTCACCCAAATCTGCGGCCAGGGCTGGCAACAGGCAGGGGATGTCATTTATCTTCTCGGTATTACCCTACAAGATGCGTTGAACCTTCCCGATACCGTCACCCTCGGCGCGTCCGAATATCTTGCCATCGTCCACAACACGGTCGCTGGCCACCCCCCTCAGGTCGATACAGGCTTAGAAAAAACAGTGCAAGCCGTCTGTCGGCAGGGTATTCGCCAGGGCTGGATACAGTCTGCCCATGATTGCGCTGAAGGTGGATTAGCTGTCGCCTTAGCCGAATGCTGTATTAGTGGGCAGGCAGGTGCGGCAATTACATTCCCCCTGACAGCAGCGGATGCGATCGCAGCCACCGCTCGGTGGGATCGACTGCTGTTTGGCGAAGGGGGTGCCCGCATTGTGGTGTCTGTCACCCCCAGCAAGATCACCGAATGGGAAGCATATCTAACTGCAGAGCTAGCCGATCGCTGGCATTCCCTCGGCTCCGTGCAAGCCCCTCATACCCCACTAACAATCACCACAGCCGAAGGCACCCCTGTGCTGACAGCCGACCTGACAGAGCTGAGCCACATCTGGGAAACCGCGATCGAACGACGACTGGGTAGCGACTAA
- a CDS encoding amidophosphoribosyltransferase, which translates to MNLRSPSPAANHPSPVETRPDKPEEACGVFGVYAPSEDVATLTYFGLFALQHRGQESAGIAAFDQGNLHSHKHMGLVSQVFDDAILKELPGQFAVGHTRYSTTGSSRLVNAQPAIANTHLGQLAIAHNGNVVNAAQLKEELHATGHDFVSTADTELIANAMAEAVDEGHGWIDGAISAFKRCQGAFSLVIGTPNGLIGARDPHGIRPLVLGILGPEPDQPDGPANYILSSETCGLDIIGAHYVRDIQPGELVWITESGITSMQWDGHAERKLCVFEMIYFSRPDSVVNEETLYSYRLRLGQELAQESPAEVDLVMAVPDSGVPAAIGFAQEAHLPYAEGLIKNRYVGRTFIQPTQSMREVGIRMKLNPLKDVLEGKRVLIVDDSIVRGTTSHKIVKALREAGATEVHMRISSPPVTHPCFFGIDTDNQDQLIAANLSVEEISQKIGVDSLAYLSWEGMLKATHQDPRSFCSACFTGNYPVEIPAPFKRSKLKFEESTPTATPV; encoded by the coding sequence ATGAATTTGCGATCGCCCTCTCCGGCAGCCAATCACCCATCGCCTGTGGAAACCCGCCCAGACAAACCTGAAGAGGCCTGTGGCGTTTTCGGGGTGTACGCTCCCTCAGAAGATGTTGCTACCCTCACTTACTTTGGGCTCTTTGCGCTGCAACACCGAGGGCAAGAGTCCGCAGGAATCGCCGCCTTCGATCAAGGAAACTTGCACAGCCATAAACATATGGGGCTGGTTTCCCAAGTCTTTGATGACGCTATTTTGAAAGAATTGCCAGGCCAATTCGCAGTAGGCCACACCCGTTATTCCACCACTGGCTCTAGCCGTCTGGTCAATGCTCAACCCGCGATCGCCAACACCCACCTCGGCCAATTAGCGATCGCCCACAACGGCAATGTCGTCAATGCTGCCCAGCTAAAAGAAGAGTTACATGCAACCGGGCACGATTTTGTCAGCACCGCCGACACCGAATTGATCGCCAATGCTATGGCTGAAGCAGTGGATGAAGGACACGGGTGGATCGATGGAGCCATTTCAGCATTCAAACGCTGCCAAGGTGCCTTTAGCCTTGTCATTGGAACACCCAATGGCCTCATTGGTGCTCGTGACCCCCACGGCATTCGGCCTCTCGTGCTGGGCATTCTGGGCCCAGAACCCGATCAGCCCGACGGCCCTGCAAACTACATCTTGTCCTCAGAAACCTGCGGTCTAGATATCATTGGGGCCCATTACGTGCGCGATATTCAACCCGGAGAACTGGTTTGGATCACAGAGTCTGGCATCACCTCCATGCAGTGGGATGGACACGCTGAGCGCAAACTCTGCGTCTTCGAGATGATTTACTTCTCACGTCCTGACAGTGTAGTCAACGAAGAAACGCTCTACAGCTATCGCCTCCGTCTTGGGCAAGAACTTGCCCAAGAATCGCCTGCAGAGGTGGATTTGGTTATGGCCGTGCCTGATTCTGGCGTTCCAGCGGCGATCGGCTTTGCGCAAGAAGCCCACTTACCCTATGCAGAGGGTTTAATCAAAAACCGCTATGTTGGCCGCACCTTTATTCAGCCCACCCAATCTATGCGGGAAGTCGGCATTCGTATGAAGTTAAACCCTCTCAAAGATGTGCTGGAGGGCAAACGAGTGCTGATTGTAGATGATTCCATCGTGCGGGGCACCACCAGTCACAAAATTGTTAAAGCCCTACGAGAGGCAGGCGCGACAGAAGTCCACATGCGCATCTCGTCTCCCCCCGTTACCCATCCCTGTTTCTTTGGCATTGATACAGACAACCAAGATCAACTCATCGCTGCCAACCTATCAGTAGAAGAAATTTCTCAGAAAATTGGGGTTGATTCTCTGGCCTATCTCAGCTGGGAAGGCATGCTCAAAGCCACCCATCAAGATCCCCGTAGTTTTTGCTCTGCCTGCTTCACGGGCAATTATCCTGTAGAAATCCCTGCGCCCTTCAAGCGCTCAAAACTTAAGTTTGAAGAATCAACACCAACGGCAACTCCCGTGTAG
- a CDS encoding (2Fe-2S) ferredoxin domain-containing protein, translating into MSDSAQRYLVTICQHRSCMRSGSDQVLAKFQEHQSINVMISGCECQGQCGSGPTVRVMPGDTWYCRVQPEDVDTIVDEHLNGGKPVERLLHPRIHQTHSAYANLAAQYQAFTQED; encoded by the coding sequence ATGTCTGACAGTGCTCAGCGCTACCTCGTCACTATTTGCCAGCATCGCTCTTGCATGCGCAGTGGATCTGACCAAGTTCTAGCGAAGTTTCAGGAGCATCAATCAATTAATGTCATGATAAGTGGCTGTGAGTGTCAAGGGCAATGTGGGTCTGGCCCCACAGTGCGGGTCATGCCCGGTGACACCTGGTACTGCCGAGTACAGCCTGAGGATGTGGATACCATCGTTGATGAGCATCTGAATGGGGGAAAGCCTGTAGAGCGACTGCTGCATCCTCGCATCCATCAGACACACTCTGCCTACGCTAATTTAGCGGCTCAGTATCAGGCTTTTACCCAGGAGGACTGA
- a CDS encoding NfeD family protein, with amino-acid sequence MKSSESSRLRLGDLNSRVLTMSSVQSQNLTTIPKQWTLTRKRTLTTADCLSEKHLTPSSIREIKPMNVLNTVFNNQTATSDLFERSLGNMPGLPNVQPLWKNIEKTQATVTETIAPNTLGRVKFQGTRWRAWSNSPLTTGTAVRVIGRQRSNILIVEPVYAVA; translated from the coding sequence ATGAAGTCTTCCGAAAGTTCTAGACTTCGTCTTGGAGATCTCAACAGTCGGGTTCTGACGATGTCATCGGTGCAGTCGCAAAACCTCACTACTATTCCAAAACAGTGGACACTGACCCGTAAGCGGACATTAACCACCGCAGATTGCCTTTCTGAGAAACATTTAACCCCATCATCCATTAGAGAGATAAAGCCCATGAATGTTTTGAATACCGTGTTCAACAATCAAACTGCAACTTCTGATCTCTTCGAGCGTTCTCTAGGTAATATGCCCGGGCTTCCTAACGTTCAACCGCTATGGAAAAACATTGAAAAAACTCAAGCCACAGTCACTGAAACGATTGCACCCAATACGCTAGGCCGTGTGAAGTTTCAGGGAACTCGTTGGCGGGCTTGGAGCAACAGCCCTCTGACAACCGGAACAGCAGTGCGCGTCATTGGTCGTCAGCGTAGCAATATTTTGATTGTGGAACCTGTCTACGCCGTTGCATAG
- a CDS encoding alpha/beta hydrolase, with protein MFIAPGFEQRSVVTDYGTVVYAAPQPEFWPVPAHPHKTLVFIHGFGGGSSSYEWSKVYPAFAADCRVIAPDLPGWGSSEHPQRDYQVRDYQTAIAQILQALAPQGAVVVASSLTAAMTVRVAVELPDLVKSLVLIAPAGLADFGQDFRQGWLPQILRVPLLDQLLYKTAIATSAGIQSFLADRQFANTNLISPEIVSAYLASALQPGAEYAALSFVRGDLCFDLADWMSRLTVPTVILWGREAQFTKVDLGQRLAALNSDAIKQFEVIDNVGLTPQLEQPERTISLIRKALKILNLSCTETEST; from the coding sequence ATGTTCATTGCGCCAGGATTTGAACAAAGATCTGTAGTGACTGACTACGGAACGGTTGTTTATGCGGCCCCGCAACCAGAATTTTGGCCTGTGCCTGCGCACCCTCACAAAACGTTGGTCTTTATTCACGGGTTTGGGGGAGGGTCGTCTTCCTATGAATGGTCTAAGGTCTATCCAGCCTTTGCGGCTGATTGCCGAGTGATTGCACCCGATCTCCCAGGATGGGGCAGTTCGGAGCATCCCCAGCGAGACTATCAGGTGAGAGACTATCAAACTGCGATCGCTCAGATTTTGCAGGCGTTAGCGCCGCAAGGGGCAGTCGTTGTGGCGTCATCTTTAACAGCAGCGATGACGGTGCGAGTCGCGGTTGAGTTGCCGGATCTGGTCAAGTCACTGGTGCTGATAGCCCCTGCAGGGCTGGCGGACTTTGGTCAAGACTTTCGACAGGGATGGTTGCCGCAGATTCTGCGCGTTCCCCTGCTAGACCAACTGCTCTATAAAACTGCGATCGCCACATCAGCGGGAATCCAGAGTTTTTTGGCAGATCGGCAGTTCGCGAATACAAACTTGATTTCTCCAGAAATCGTATCTGCATATTTAGCCTCGGCCCTACAGCCGGGTGCTGAATACGCTGCTCTATCTTTTGTGCGGGGAGATCTGTGCTTTGACCTGGCAGACTGGATGTCGCGTCTAACGGTTCCAACCGTTATTTTGTGGGGGCGTGAGGCTCAATTCACCAAGGTTGATTTAGGTCAACGGCTAGCTGCGTTAAATAGTGATGCTATTAAGCAGTTTGAAGTGATCGACAATGTAGGATTGACCCCACAACTTGAGCAGCCTGAAAGGACAATTTCGCTCATTCGAAAGGCGCTCAAAATTCTCAATTTATCTTGTACAGAGACTGAGTCAACTTGA
- a CDS encoding glycosyl hydrolase family 57, translating to MVAAAPFTSEHLPDLIDGMPPLAGWEERIQSVTQASKPVFLERTNLRLSDIQAGFAIALHMHQPTIPAGPDGSLINNLQYMFDHPYEGDNHNAGPFAYCYARMGDFIPELVEQGCNPRVMLDYSGTLLWGLQQMGRHDILDKLRRITCDPTYQPYVEWMGTLWGHAVVPSTPIPDVALHMRAWQHHFAALFGWDALARVRGFSPPEMHLPNHPDTLYAFVKALLECGYQWLLVQEHTVETLNGQPLHQPHLPHRLVARNSQGETVQITALIKTQGSDTKLVGQMQPLAEAKTLNPSRLGDIRVPPLVSQISDGENGGVMMNEFPSAFKRAWHEMRQHGSGRVGTVGFVGTEYLELLAAAGVSSETFPTCQAVGQHRLWQHVGPTVTPEAVQQAIADIQQEDPHYQISGASWTNDRSWVSGYDNVMQPLQRLSARFHDASQRRTLGDRRSATFHRALLNTLLLETSCFRYWGQGVWTDYAQTIYHRGLTALTPR from the coding sequence ATGGTTGCAGCTGCTCCGTTTACCTCTGAACACCTGCCTGACTTGATTGATGGCATGCCCCCCCTGGCGGGATGGGAAGAGCGCATTCAATCAGTGACTCAAGCTTCAAAACCCGTTTTCCTAGAGCGCACTAACCTGCGGTTGTCGGATATTCAGGCGGGGTTTGCGATCGCCCTGCACATGCATCAGCCGACGATTCCTGCTGGCCCTGATGGCAGCCTTATCAACAATCTGCAGTACATGTTTGACCACCCCTACGAAGGGGATAATCACAATGCCGGGCCGTTCGCGTATTGCTATGCCCGCATGGGGGACTTCATTCCAGAACTGGTGGAACAAGGCTGCAATCCTCGTGTCATGCTGGATTATTCCGGAACGCTGCTGTGGGGTCTGCAGCAAATGGGGCGTCACGACATTTTAGATAAGTTGCGCCGCATTACCTGTGATCCCACTTATCAGCCCTATGTCGAATGGATGGGGACATTGTGGGGCCATGCGGTGGTTCCTTCCACACCCATTCCGGATGTTGCACTTCACATGCGGGCCTGGCAGCATCATTTTGCAGCTCTGTTTGGCTGGGATGCCTTAGCCCGAGTGCGGGGGTTTTCTCCCCCCGAAATGCATCTACCGAATCATCCAGATACGCTCTATGCTTTCGTGAAAGCGCTGTTGGAGTGTGGCTATCAGTGGTTACTGGTTCAGGAGCATACGGTAGAGACTCTGAATGGCCAGCCTCTCCACCAACCTCATTTGCCCCATCGCCTAGTGGCAAGGAATTCTCAAGGAGAAACTGTACAGATTACAGCCTTAATTAAGACCCAGGGGTCGGATACGAAGTTAGTGGGTCAAATGCAGCCGTTAGCGGAAGCGAAGACCCTGAATCCTTCTAGGTTGGGCGATATTAGGGTGCCGCCCCTGGTGAGCCAGATCAGCGATGGCGAAAATGGGGGCGTCATGATGAATGAATTCCCCAGTGCCTTTAAGCGAGCCTGGCATGAAATGCGTCAGCATGGCAGTGGTCGCGTAGGGACTGTGGGGTTTGTGGGGACGGAGTATCTAGAATTGCTAGCAGCGGCTGGGGTGAGTTCGGAAACTTTCCCCACCTGCCAGGCGGTTGGGCAACATCGTCTCTGGCAACATGTCGGGCCAACCGTGACTCCTGAGGCTGTTCAGCAGGCGATCGCTGATATCCAACAGGAGGATCCTCATTATCAGATCTCTGGTGCCTCCTGGACCAACGATCGCAGCTGGGTCAGCGGCTACGACAATGTCATGCAGCCGCTACAGCGGCTCAGCGCCCGTTTTCATGATGCTAGCCAGCGCCGAACTTTGGGCGATCGCCGATCAGCGACTTTCCACCGGGCACTTCTCAATACCCTTCTATTAGAGACTAGCTGCTTTCGGTATTGGGGTCAGGGAGTCTGGACTGATTATGCACAGACCATTTATCACCGGGGCTTAACAGCCCTAACCCCGCGATAG